From Scleropages formosus chromosome 1, fSclFor1.1, whole genome shotgun sequence, a single genomic window includes:
- the gtf2h3 gene encoding general transcription factor IIH subunit 3 isoform X2 produces MASEDEVSLLVVVVDVNPIWWGQQAQREPEFTLSKCLDSVMVMGNSHLVMNRTNKLAIIASHCQESHFLYPSKHWKAGDAAGDDAVSSSRDGKYEVLAVTNDQISEEVRNLMARTEVKGHQTDTLLAGSLAKALCYIHRVSKELEAGQEMKSRILVIKAAEDCALQYMNFMNVIFAAQKNSIVIDACVLATDSGLLQQACDITGGLYLKIPQKSALAQYLLWVFLPDANQRSQLVLPPPVHVDYRAACFCHRNLIEIGYVCSVCLSIFCNFSPICTTCETAFKIPLPQMVKPKKKKLKPAT; encoded by the exons ATGGCTTCGG AAGATGAAGTTAGCCTTCTAGTTGTGGTTGTGGACGTTAACCCCATATGGTGGGGTCAGCAAGCTCAGCGGGAGCCCGAG TTTACCTTGTCAAAGTGTTTAGATTCTGTCATGGTGATGGGGAATTCACACCTGGTGATGAACAGGACCAACAAATTAGCCATTATTGCCAGCCACTGCCAAGAGAG CCATTTTCTGTACCCCAGCAAGCACTGGAAGGCTGGGGATGCAGCTGGAGATGATGCAGTGTCTTCCAGCAGGGATGGCAAGTATGAGGTCCTGGCTGTCACCAATGATCAAATTTCTGAAGAAGTCAGGAACCTAATGGCCAGGA CTGAAGTAAAGGGCCACCAGACTGACACTCTATTGGCTGGATCCCTTGCCAAAGCACTTTGCT ATATCCATCGAGTCTCAAAGGAGTTGGAAG CTGGGCAAGAAATGAAATCAAGAATATTG GTTATTAAGGCTGCTGAAGACTGTGCCTTGCAGTACATGAATTTTATGAACGTGATCTTTGCTGCTCAGAAGAAC AGCATTGTAATTGACGCCTGTGTTTTGGCCACTGACTCGGGTCTTCTGCAGCAA GCCTGTGACATTACAGGGGGCTTGTACCTGAAGATTCCCCAGAAATCTGCTCTAGCTCAGTATTTGCTG TGGGTGTTCCTGCCAGATGCCAACCAGCGTTCCCAGTTGGTCCTGCCACCTCCAGTTCATGTGGACTACAGGGCTGCCTGTTTCTGTCACCGCAACCTCATAGAGATAGGCTATGTTTGCTCCGTGTGTTTGTCGA TATTCTGCAATTTCAGCCCGATCTGCACAACATGCGA gaCTGCCTTCAAAATTCCACTGCCTCAGATGGTgaagccaaaaaagaaaaagctcaaGCCAGCAACATGA
- the gtf2h3 gene encoding general transcription factor IIH subunit 3 isoform X1, whose translation MASEDEVSLLVVVVDVNPIWWGQQAQREPEFTLSKCLDSVMVMGNSHLVMNRTNKLAIIASHCQESHFLYPSKHWKAGDAAGDDAVSSSRDGKYEVLAVTNDQISEEVRNLMARTEVKGHQTDTLLAGSLAKALCYIHRVSKELEAGQEMKSRILFFEQVIKAAEDCALQYMNFMNVIFAAQKNSIVIDACVLATDSGLLQQACDITGGLYLKIPQKSALAQYLLWVFLPDANQRSQLVLPPPVHVDYRAACFCHRNLIEIGYVCSVCLSIFCNFSPICTTCETAFKIPLPQMVKPKKKKLKPAT comes from the exons ATGGCTTCGG AAGATGAAGTTAGCCTTCTAGTTGTGGTTGTGGACGTTAACCCCATATGGTGGGGTCAGCAAGCTCAGCGGGAGCCCGAG TTTACCTTGTCAAAGTGTTTAGATTCTGTCATGGTGATGGGGAATTCACACCTGGTGATGAACAGGACCAACAAATTAGCCATTATTGCCAGCCACTGCCAAGAGAG CCATTTTCTGTACCCCAGCAAGCACTGGAAGGCTGGGGATGCAGCTGGAGATGATGCAGTGTCTTCCAGCAGGGATGGCAAGTATGAGGTCCTGGCTGTCACCAATGATCAAATTTCTGAAGAAGTCAGGAACCTAATGGCCAGGA CTGAAGTAAAGGGCCACCAGACTGACACTCTATTGGCTGGATCCCTTGCCAAAGCACTTTGCT ATATCCATCGAGTCTCAAAGGAGTTGGAAG CTGGGCAAGAAATGAAATCAAGAATATTG TTCTTTGAACAGGTTATTAAGGCTGCTGAAGACTGTGCCTTGCAGTACATGAATTTTATGAACGTGATCTTTGCTGCTCAGAAGAAC AGCATTGTAATTGACGCCTGTGTTTTGGCCACTGACTCGGGTCTTCTGCAGCAA GCCTGTGACATTACAGGGGGCTTGTACCTGAAGATTCCCCAGAAATCTGCTCTAGCTCAGTATTTGCTG TGGGTGTTCCTGCCAGATGCCAACCAGCGTTCCCAGTTGGTCCTGCCACCTCCAGTTCATGTGGACTACAGGGCTGCCTGTTTCTGTCACCGCAACCTCATAGAGATAGGCTATGTTTGCTCCGTGTGTTTGTCGA TATTCTGCAATTTCAGCCCGATCTGCACAACATGCGA gaCTGCCTTCAAAATTCCACTGCCTCAGATGGTgaagccaaaaaagaaaaagctcaaGCCAGCAACATGA
- the eif2b1 gene encoding translation initiation factor eIF2B subunit alpha produces MDEKELVEYFQTQMRKDPDVASAVAAIRTLLEFLKRDKAETLFGLRKNLTQAIDRLAEVDSSVAVSSGGELFLRFISLTSLEHSDLSQCKKVMVERGELFLKKMSLSRSKVAKLCHTFIKDGAKILTHSSSRVVLRVLQSAAADKKRFTVYVTESQPDSAGRNMAEALSKLNVPVTVILDAAVGYILEKVDLVIVGAEGVVESGGIINKIGTYQLALCSKAHNKPFYVVAESFKFVRLYPLNQQDVPDRFKYKADTLKTAKNLAKEHPMIDYTPPSLITLLFTDLGVLTPSAVSDELIKLYL; encoded by the exons ATGGACGAGAAAG AGCTGGTGGAGTACTTCCAGACTCAAATGAGGAAAGACCCTGATGTGGCCTCTGCAGTGGCAGCCATCCGCACGCTCCTGGAATTCCTAAAAAGAGACAAAG CTGAGACATTGTTCGGTCTAAGGAAGAACCTGACCCAAGCCATTGACCGGTTGGCCGAGGTGGACTCCTCAGTGGCAGTGTCTTCAGGCGGGGAGCTCTTCCTGCGCTTCATCAGCCTCACGTCACTGGAACATTCG GATCTCTCACAGTGCAAAAAAGTAATGGTTGAACGAGGAGAGCTTTTCCTGAAGAAAATGTCTCTCTCTAGGAGCAAAGTTGCAAAACTCTGTCACACTTTCATTAAAGATGGAGCA aaaatCCTGACACATTCCTCATCCAGAGTGGTTCTGAGGGTCCTGCAGAGTGCAGCAGCAGATAAGAAACGTTTCACTGTTTATGTTACAGAGTCACAGCCAGACTCTGCTGG GCGAAACATGGCAGAAGCTTTAAGTAAACTCAACGTTCCAGTTACAGTGATCTTGGATGCAGCAGTTGG ATACATACTGGAGAAGGTAGATCTGGTAATTGTGGGAGCTGAAGGTGTGGTGGAGAGTGGTGGAATTATCAACAAG ATTGGTACCTACCAGCTCGCCCTGTGTTCTAAAGCCCATAACAAACCCTTCTATGTGGTTGCTGAGAGCTTCAAGTTTGTCAGGCTCTACCCTCTGAACCAGCAAGATGTCCCTGACCGGTTTAAG TACAAAGCAGATACCTTGAAGACAGCTAAGAACTTGGCCAAGGAACACCCCATGATTGACTACACTCCACCCTCCCTCATCACCCTCCTCTTCACTGACCTTGGAGTCCTCACGCCATCAGCTGTTAGTGATGAGCTTATCAAGCTTTACCTGTAA